One stretch of Narcine bancroftii isolate sNarBan1 chromosome 8, sNarBan1.hap1, whole genome shotgun sequence DNA includes these proteins:
- the LOC138740501 gene encoding tetraspanin-7-like: MAASSARRLQTKPVITCFKTFLIVFSFIFWFAGTVLLAVGIWGKVSLEDYLALVAEKSTNAPYVLIGTGAAIIIFGFFGCFATCRGSTWMLKLYAMILSLLFLAQLIAGISGFVFRHEIKTIFKDTFQDAVQKYNATGSTVDYIQKNLHCCGVQNYTNWIGTTYFKTNGIPASCCINISDCKEVDLRNVTIAKDKVFQKGCIRLIINFMETNVGIIAGIAFGIGFFQLIGIMLACCLSRYITNNQYEMV, encoded by the exons ATGGCCGCCTCTTCTGCGCGGCGGCTGCAGACCAAGCCGGTCATCACCTGCTTCAAAACCTTCCTGATCGTCTTCAGCTTCATTTTCTGG TTTGCAGGTACTGTGCTTTTGGCAGTGGGCATATGGGGCAAAGTAAGTTTAGAAGACTATCTAGCTCTAGTAGCTGAAAAAAGCACCAATGCTCCCTACGTACTCATTGGAACTGGTGCAGCAATCATCATATTTGGTTTCTTTGGATGTTTTGCAACATGTCGAGGTAGCACATGGATGCTAAAACTA TATGCAATGATCCTGTCACTACTCTTCTTGGCACAACTCATAGCTGGAATTTCTGGATTTGTCTTTCGGCATGAG ATTAAAACTATTTTTAAGGATACCTTCCAAGATGCTGTACAAAAATACAATGCAACAGGGTCTACAGTTGATTACATCCAGAAAAAT TTGCATTGTTGTGGTGTTCAAAACTACACTAATTGGATTGGCACTACATACTTCAAAACAAATGGAATCCCAGCCAGTTGCTGTATAAACATCAGTGATTGTAAAGAAGTAGATCTGAGAAATGTGACTATTGCCAAAGACAAAGTCTTTCAAAAG GGTTGCATTCGATTGATTATCAACTTCATGGAGACTAATGTTGGAATAATTGCTGGAATTGCTTTTGGAATTGGCTTTTTCCAG TTGATTGGAATCATGCTCGCCTGTTGTCTTTCTCGATACATCACAAACAATCAATATGAAATGGTTTAA